A stretch of the Panicum virgatum strain AP13 chromosome 9N, P.virgatum_v5, whole genome shotgun sequence genome encodes the following:
- the LOC120687821 gene encoding mucin-12-like isoform X1 — MDHDDSDFQSQNFQLVGEDSNRFPSGLRPFALPKLDIEDQLQGHLRFDNLIDSEAFFSVQGHESNWIEVLSTGSSVVDFSSSAAESCSKTNNVWSEATSTESVEMLLKSVGEIETTGNMDSNAHLQLSAMDSQIDQSNVHPDSTSSPTDSTVVPTEKDQSQSTHSRMTDGPDHSQSTHSRMAADPSNTDPQLERFAPFLMDKKSEQAAASVAEKCIASEKLSSSINTSGSCPAVGGYFEGVQDDLSLDKLNVPSAEVNSRNLNNEPFTGLAPLQNIYVTDSYHFEQDNKESEVDVAPQDSEVCHFNENKVEGGLTESLGTVNLSSQVSNETLLPESSDGLLEAITNPLKLHRSDGTCNIVNSTLQLSFSPVQHETEGLSSSVDRSNELIINEFGVSSNSAPSHRSEADSRNSNPHLVSSLSPKRKVADATGVPEETMNAGANSTNISCTGDESKLEVLEHNKDSVDNLESGAMEEKTMDKIPVVSGNMEQMVENNHEENASGATDTSKDKVESSDSIAPENSSADAFNASEDPKIPSINHEGSFNECDTPGIEEEPESSHLVLSTSGPHEKMSAPVISSSSGIGITSTTVTDTFGTPADKNGCSIGVSAADSSALPDERDLIVSTMNHEVPSKEGAKSALGDEDNNVISPGSEPGGVMSAVPVDSNTDVYGSTVSVAKKEEYTEQANSLGGSTTAETQDKSGNHPDASSPKCQTDKSLIQGEQHTDPATPPALGISSGNVAEKVVETPQNASNDLNARVQADAVLNHGTDHSPGTVTSQGKVGSSIVEPGNGNGIRTSATCGSPSVISCSEPSPQEGGQGSNALLHHTPLDVQSGDPKDCEANADAAQSSKQCSTRNLESALGSEETNTAGGDRSFSFEVGAPPNASEKAHSPVWSPFPRYTASQSTEMTPENPQPGSSLKSISDVSKETSIAKAGKEQLSERKVAESAGGPSDNSNIGDSTKSSSSPPEKSQQHPTPEPSDLVKFPFTDPQHLQLRAQIFVYGALIQGTPPGEAYMVAAFGESVGGGGKPTWEAAWRAALERFQYQKSLYTGLETPTSSRIGSSVPDKANKSTAVRTAPASKKGGKTVVPAHSTATLHGTFSVPLGSSTFNLQRGTHLDFSQAVSPFTYNSHMRQSSPGVAPWYTQSPGPRPAPWLIPPQNLIFDSSMQAAGPTNETAKGASSKIISISHTVSPVLVPPSSAPSIVSSAAVVNDEKQKAPASSSKKGTASQKPRKRKKASASPEQQSVIASPQLKADVTSSIPATNHTSGFTLSTHSPSNALVSRVVPNTGQLTSIPNYQITGGMDSEQGIIFSEQIRSAIEQSTVQAKGASMHSVEAVRHKEGIWSHLSTISKNKLPREVEEKLTSAAAAAEAAVSVAKAAAEAAKMASEAALQAKMMAEEALSSSTSLKSMHHEAGEVGISSNPPGQSSSTPASSLKSKENSRTPGSILSVARKAARKRVEEASAATKRAENLDAILKAAEFAAEAVFRAGTIIGMGEPLPFTLRELLEAGPDGYWKSESVRNKAGSGNHNPVTETLEVDAPANFSKSGRKRGRKPKYDQALPNSEPSSSGKELLPEGIHSANVGHGVEDVPTTMALDSNKNSTAPVNIIWNGIEKGSAVEVLSDKGGFGVAWFSAKVVDINENNTFVSYHNHNGTGPHEEQVPLRQDGDKPPQIRLPYPATLSKFKTRKRRRETAGSCLWVIGDHVDAWVNDSSWREGVIAQNYEGDETKYVVQFSVGGGGESLVVDAWNLRPSRVWKDGQWTEWSSARERKSKSNKGDSPLEKRQRTDLLQAGGDLSTVGEAGGPSKDKNTNNTKKPEELKQLALSQEEMVFNVGKSVVENKSDALAFKRPGLQKEGSKVVYGVPKHGKKKKFMEVSKHYDVGQSDKISEGNASSRFAKHSMPQLPRPRENTSKVDHNRGRRVAEMRSRIPKPTKSQNVAANSVPDEDSLPKSIPNSGVSERSFTLAESNTSTSNTKKPTVEKNNSALGTGPRTVVPSVSEMQPAYTDPTSKQNVSTNNRAKRKYVPPVGNVNRSTLRTCEKTSSDSGEPQRTSSDSAEPRRSNRRIQPTSRLLEGLQSSLIISKVPGEKVPRSNYKSASSRGRAHG; from the exons ATGGATCATGATGATAGCGATTTTCAGAGCCAAAACTTTCAACTAGTTGGTGAAGACAGTAACAGGTTCCCTTCAGGTTTGCGGCCATTTGCACTCCCAAAACTTGATATCGAGGACCAGCTACAAGGCCATCTTCGATTTGATAATTTGATAGATTCAGAAGCATTTTTCAGCGTGCAAGGGCACGAGAGTAATTGGATTGAGGTTTTGTCTACCGGAAGCAGTGTTGTTGATTTTAGTTCCAGTGCTGCTGAATCGTGCTCGAAAACTAATAATGTCTGGTCAGAGGCAACATCCACAGAATCTGTGGAAATGTTATTGAAATCAGTGGGAGAAATTGAGACAACTGGTAACATGGACAGTAATGCACACCTTCAGTTAAGTGCTATGGACAGCCAAATCGATCAGTCGAACGTGCATCCTGATTCCACTAGCTCTCCAACAGATAGTACTGTAGTGCCAACCGAAAAAGATCAGTCTCAGAGCACTCATTCTAGAATGACTGATGGTCCTGATCATTCTCAGAGTACTCATTCTAGAATGGCTGCTGACCCTTCAAACACCGATCCCCAGCTTGAGCGTTTTGCTCCTTTCTTGATGGACAAGAAATCTGAGCAGGCAGCAGCTTCTGTTGCTGAGAAGTGCATAGCAAGTGAGAAGCTGTCCTCTTCAATTAACACATCAGGAAGCTGCCCAGCTGTTGGCGGCTATTTTGAAGGAGTTCAGGACGACCTTTCTCTGGACAAACTCAATGTACCCTCCGCCGAAGTAAATTCTAGGAACTTGAATAATGAACCTTTCACAGGGTTGGCTCCCCTTCAGAACATATATGTCACTGATTCATATCACTTTGAACAGGATAATAAAGAATCGGAGGTTGATGTTGCACCTCAGGATTCGGAGGTATGCCATTTTAATGAAAATAAAGTTGAAGGAGGACTAACTGAGTCTTTGGGCACTGTGAACTTGTCCAGTCAGGTTAGCAATGAAACTCTATTGCCAGAAAGTTCTGATGGATTGCTAGAGGCCATTACAAATCCACTTAAGCTGCACAGAAGTGATGGTACTTGTAATATAGTCAACAGCACTCTTCAACTATCTTTTTCCCCAGTGCAACATGAAACTGAAGGTCTGAGTAGTTCAGTTGACAGGAGCAATGAACTCATCATCAACGAGTTTGGTGTTAGTTCAAATTCTGCTCCATCTCACCGATCTGAGGCAGACTCACGAAATTCTAATCCTCATCTTGTCAGTTCTCTGTCTCCCAAAAGAAAGGTTGCTGACGCCACTGGTGTTCCTGAAGAAACAATGAATGCTGGAGCCAATAGTACAAATATCAGCTGTACTGGTGATGAATCAAAACTTGAAGTATTGGAGCACAATAAAGATTCTGTTGATAACCTAGAAAGTGGTGCCATGGAAGAAAAGACAATGGATAAAATACCTGTAGTTTCAGGAAATATGGAGCAAATGGTGGAAAATAACCATGAAGAAAATGCTAGTGGTGCTACAGACACATCAAAAGATAAGGTTGAATCTTCTGACAGTATTGCACCCGAAAACTCTTCAGCTGACGCTTTCAATGCTTCAGAGGATCCAAAAATTCCCTCAATAAATCATGAGGGGTCATTCAATGAATGTGATACTCCTGGTATAGAAGAGGAGCCTGAAAGCTCGCATTTGGTCCTTTCTACTTCTGGGCCTCATGAGAAAATGTCAGCACCGGTGATCAGTTCAAGCAGTGGCATTGGCATCACTTCTACCACTGTTACTGACACTTTCGGTACTCCAGCAGATAAAAATGGCTGTTCAATAGGTGTTTCTGCTGCTGATTCTTCTGCTTTACCAGATGAGAGGGATTTGATTGTGTCCACGATGAATCATGAGGTGCCATCCAAGGAAGGTGCTAAATCCGCTTTAGGAGATGAGGACAACAATGTTATTTCTCCTGGCTCTGAACCAGGTGGGGTAATGTCAGCTGTGCCTGTGGACTCAAACACTGATGTTTATGGTAGTACTGTTTCTGTTGCAAAAAAGGAGGAATACACAGAGCAGGCTAATTCTCTGGGTGGTTCAACCACAGCAGAAACTCAGGATAAATCAG GTAACCATCCAGATGCTTCTTCACCAAAATGCCAGACTGATAAATCTTTGATACAAGGTGAGCAACATACAGATCCAGCCACACCACCTGCATTAGGTATCTCAAGTGGCAATGTTGCTGAAAAGGTTGTAGAAACTCCCCAAAATGCAAGCAATGATTTGAATGCACGTGTGCAAG caGATGCAGTATTAAATCATGGTACAGATCATAGTCCTGGTACTGTTACTTCCCAGGGCAAGGTAGGCTCAAGCATAGTGGAACCTGGCAATGGTAATGGAATCCGTACCAGTGCTACATGTGGCTCCCCTTCAGTGATTAGTTGCTCCGAACCCTCTCCCCAGGAAGGTGGACAGGGCAGCAACGCACTACTTCATCATACACCACTAGATGTGCAGTCTGGGGATCCAAAAGATTGTGAAGCCAATGCTGATGCTGCTCAGAGCTCAAAACAATGTTCTACCAGAAATTTAGAATCTGCTCTTGGTTCTGAGGAGACTAATACAGCAGGAGGTGATAGAAGCTTCTCATTCGAGGTGGGAGCTCCACCAAATGCTTCTGAGAAAGCTCATAGCCCTGTTTGGAGCCCGTTCCCTAGATACACAGCTTCTCAGAGTACCGAG ATGACCCCAGAAAATCCTCAACCTGGAAGTTCATTGAAGAGTATCAGTGATGTTAGTAAGGAAACATCTATTGCAAAAGCTGGTAAAGAACAGCTGTCAGAAAGGAAAGTGGCTGAAAGTGCTGGGGGCCCGTCAGACAACTCTAACATTGGTGATAGCACTAAGAGTAGCAGTTCACCGCCAGAGAAGTCACAGCAGCATCCAACCCCTGAGCCTTCTG ATTTGGTGAAGTTTCCATTCACAGATCCACAGCATTTGCAGCTACGTGCACAGATTTTTGTTTATGGAGCTCTTAT TCAAGGAACACCACCAGGAGAGGCTTACATGGTGGCAGCTTTCGGAGAGTCTG TAGGTGGTGGTGGTAAACCTACATGGGAGGCAGCTTGGCGAGCTGCTCTTGAAAGATTTCAGTACCAAAAATCACTTTATACTGGTTTAGAGACCCCTACAAGTTCACGTATAG GTAGTTCCGTGCCTGACAAAGCTAATAAGAGTACAGCAGTTAGAACTGCCCCAGCTAGCAAAAAGGGTGGGAAAACTGTGGTACCAGCACATTCTACTGCAACCCTGCACGGAACTTTTAGTGTGCCTCTTGGTAGTTCTACGTTTAACCTGCAACGAGGTACTCATCTGGACTTTAGCCAGGCAGTATCACCATTTACATATAATTCACACATGAGGCAGTCGTCTCCTGGTGTTGCCCCCTGGTATACTCAGAGCCCTGGACCACGTCCTGCACCCTGGCTGATTCCACCACAAAACTTAATTTTTGATTCATCGATGCAAGCAGCTGGTCCTACAAATGAAACTGCAAAGGGGGCATCATCCAAAATCATATCCATTTCGCATACTGTTTCGCCTGTTTTAGTTCCACCTAGTTCGGCACCTTCTATTGTTTCTTCAGCGGCGGTTGTGAATGATGAAAAACAGAAGGCACCAGCTTCTAGCTCTAAGAAGGGAACAGCATCACAAAagccaagaaaaagaaagaaagcttCAGCAAGTCCAGAACAGCAATCTGTCATTGCCTCCCCTCAGCTCAAAGCAGACGTTACGTCTTCTATTCCTGCCACTAACCACACATCAGGATTCACTTTATCTACCCATTCTCCAAGTAATGCTTTGGTTAGTAGGGTTGTTCCTAACACAGGTCAGCTCACCTCTATACCTAACTACCAGATCACTGGTGGTATGGATAGTGAGCAAGGAATCATCTTTTCGGAACAGATCCGGAGTGCAATAGAACAATCAACTGTACAAGCGAAAGGTGCAAGTATGCACTCAGTGGAGGCAGTTAGGCATAAAGAAGGCATATGGAGCCATCTATCCACAATCTCAAAAAACAAGTTACCTCGTGAAGTTGAAGAGAAGCTTACCtcagctgcagctgctgctgaagCAGCAGTTTCTGTTGCAAAGGCAGCTGCAGAAGCTGCCAAGATGGCATCAGAGGCTGCATTGCAGGCGAAGATGATGGCAGAGGAAGCACTTAGCTCTTCTACATCTCTAAAGTCCATGCATCATGAAGCTGGTGAAGTTGGTATCAGTAGCAATCCACCTGGCCAGTCAAGTTCAACACCAGCATCATCTCTGAAAAGTAAGGAGAACAGTCGTACCCCGGGTTCCATCCTTTCAGTGGCACGGAAGGCTGCTAGAAAGAGGGTTGAAGAGGCATCTGCAGCTACAAAACGTGCAGAAAACTTGGATGCCATACTGAAAGCTGCGGAGTTCGCTGCGGAGGCTGTGTTCAGAGCTGGAACTATTATTGGAATGGGTGAACCACTACCTTTTACTCTAAGGGAGCTTTTAGAAGCTGGCCCGGATGGCTACTGGAAGTCTGAGAGTGTGAGGAATAAAGCTGGAAGTGGTAATCACAATCCAGTAACAGAAACATTGGAGGTAGATGCACCTGCTAATTTCAGTAAATCTGGCAGAAAGCGTGGTCGGAAACCTAAGTATGATCAAGCACTACCAAATTCGGAGCCATCTTCAAGTGGCAAAGAATTGCTGCCAGAAGGAATACACTCAG CTAATGTAGGACATGGGGTTGAAGATGTTCCCACCACTATGGCACTTGATAGTAACAAAAATAGTACAGCACCAGTAAACATTATCTGGAATGGCATTGAAAAGGGATCTGCTGTTGAG GTCTTATCTGACAAGGGTGGGTTTGGAGTAGCTTGGTTTTCTGCCAAGGTTGTTGATATAAATGAAAATAACACATTTGTCAGCTATCACAACCACAACG GAACTGGTCCTCATGAAGAACAGGTGCCATTGAGACAAGATGGGGATAAACCGCCTCAAATACGTCTTCCTTACCCTGCTACCCTTTCTAAATTCAAAACTAGGAAACGTCGCAGGGAAACAGCAGGGAGTTGTTTATGGGTTATTGGAGATCACGTAGATGCTTGGGTCAATGATAG CAGTTGGCGTGAGGGAGTTATTGCTCAGAATTATGAGGGTGATGAGACAAAGTATGTTGTACAATTTTCAG ttggaggtggtggtgaGTCATTAGTTGTTGATGCTTGGAATCTTCGTCCATCACGTGTTTGGAAAGATGGTCAATGGACAGAGTGGTCCAGCGCAAGAGAAAGGAAATCTAAATCTAATAAG GGTGATTCACCTCTTGAGAAACGCCAAAGGACAGACCTGCTTCAAGCAGGTGGCGATCTATCTACTGTTGGTGAAGCAGGGGGTCCCTCCAAGGATAAGAATACTAACAATACAAAAAAGCCGGAGGAGCTAAAGCAATTGGCTTTGTCTCAGGAGGAAATGGTTTTCAACGTTGGGAAGAGTGTAGTTGAAAATAAATCTGATGCTCTTGCATTCAAACGGCCTGGATTGCAGAAAGAAGGATCAAAGGTTGTCTACGGTGTTCCAAAACatggaaagaagaagaagtttaTGGAAGTAAGCAAACATTATGATGTAGGCCAATCTGACAAGATTTCCGAGGGCAATGCATCTAGCAGATTTGCAAAACATTCAATGCCACAATTGCCAAGACCGCGTGAAAATACCTCCAAAGTTGATCACAATAGAGGAAGGAGAGTAGCTGAGATGAGGTCTAGAATACCTAAACCCACAAAGTCACAGAATGTTGCAGCTAACAGTGTTCCTGATGAGGATTCCTTGCCCAAGTCCATTCCAAATTCTGGTGTTTCTGAAAGGAGTTTTACTTTAGCAGAAAGTAACACAAGCACCTCGAACACCAAGAAGCCCACTGTAGAAAAAAATAATTCTGCGTTGGGCACGGGCCCTAGAACTGTAGTTCCTTCTGTTTCTGAAATGCAACCGGCATATACTGATCCTACTTCCAAGCAGAATGTGTCCACTAACAATCGAGCTAAAAGGAAATATGTTCCTCCTGTGGGTAACGTGAACAGAAGTACGCTTAGAACCTGTGAAAAGACTAGTTCTGATTCTGGTGAGCCCCAAAGGACTAGTTCTGATTCTGCTGAACCCAGACGATCTAACCGGCGAATTCAACCAACTTCGAGG TTACTAGAGGGTTTGCAAAGTTCCCTCATAATCTCCAAAGTTCCTGGGGAGAAGGTTCCAAGGAGCAATTACAAAAGTGCTTCGTCAAGAG GGAGAGCTCATGGCTGA